A genomic window from bacterium includes:
- a CDS encoding phage major capsid protein yields the protein MSALKAIQVPPGSKVRFDPPAPPKLDFTGEIHRAAKGEPLGTEMARIQAELDRRTKGFNTRGLLFPDGATRDMNITTDTAGGFLKGENFQKTYFNTPYDKSLVSKLEIPVLPAAGVSYATGIAVAPVAEFLAEGSELTEAWATFNQRLIAVKNLGCKVTLTRQHFVATGGFGVDVAKQEISTAMRKKADEVVFGGSGVDGNPLGVALVPGLPVYTPSGAWSWADAAAIKKDRLDAGVDPDLCSYVVSSDVMELLEARERVAGSGRYIIEDGEMGGRPVYSAPGLPEGLLLYGDYAAAVAIYDLGVYDVVVHPLDPSGAVRTIVWRYVDVTVPRLDRVIKVSAVS from the coding sequence ATGAGTGCACTCAAAGCGATTCAGGTACCACCTGGCAGTAAAGTCCGATTCGACCCGCCGGCTCCGCCGAAGTTGGACTTCACGGGGGAGATTCACCGGGCCGCGAAAGGGGAACCGCTCGGCACGGAGATGGCGAGGATCCAGGCCGAACTGGACCGTCGCACGAAGGGGTTTAACACGCGTGGTCTGCTCTTTCCGGACGGGGCAACCCGCGACATGAACATCACCACCGACACGGCCGGCGGGTTCCTCAAGGGAGAAAATTTCCAGAAAACCTATTTCAACACGCCGTACGACAAGTCCTTGGTTTCCAAGCTCGAGATCCCGGTCCTGCCGGCGGCGGGTGTGAGCTACGCGACCGGTATCGCGGTCGCACCGGTCGCGGAATTCCTTGCCGAGGGTAGCGAACTTACGGAGGCGTGGGCGACATTCAACCAGCGGCTCATCGCGGTGAAGAACCTCGGGTGCAAGGTCACGCTGACGCGCCAGCATTTCGTGGCGACGGGCGGTTTCGGTGTGGACGTGGCGAAGCAGGAGATCTCCACGGCGATGCGGAAGAAGGCCGATGAGGTTGTCTTCGGCGGTTCCGGGGTGGACGGGAACCCGTTGGGGGTGGCGCTCGTCCCGGGTCTTCCCGTCTACACGCCGAGCGGAGCATGGAGCTGGGCGGACGCCGCGGCGATCAAGAAAGACCGGCTTGACGCCGGCGTGGATCCGGATCTGTGCTCGTACGTCGTCTCCAGCGACGTGATGGAGCTCCTGGAGGCCCGGGAGCGGGTCGCCGGTTCGGGGCGGTACATCATCGAGGACGGGGAAATGGGCGGGCGCCCCGTCTATTCCGCGCCTGGTCTGCCCGAAGGACTGCTTCTGTACGGCGATTACGCCGCCGCGGTCGCGATCTACGACTTGGGGGTCTACGACGTGGTCGTTCACCCGCTGGATCCGAGCGGGGCGGTGCGGACCATCGTCTGGAGGTACGTGGATGTCACGGTCCCCCGCCTGGATCGGGTCATCAAAGTTTCGGCGGTGTCGTAA